The genomic interval TCTTTGCGGTGAAAAAGTAACCCCTGACGGCCTCAGCTGTCTCCGGACAGGGGTAAAATCGGTGATTGAAAGTGGTTCTAAAGCTTTAAAATCCTGATATTGAAAAACCAAATAAATCGCCGATATAGGTATTTAAACTGCTTCAAAAGGCTTAGAAGTCCTTTTAAAGCATCACAGTAGGCCAGGAGGGAGTTCAACCATTTGCAAAAATTCCAGTCCTGGTCTATAATAAATTTAAAGATAGTGAACAAATTAACTATCAATCAGCAGGATTTGAAAGTGCTGACGGGGTAATAAGGCGCTTTAAAGGGTTAAAAACGGGCTTAGCCGCCGAAAATGATATTTTATTAACATAAAAGAACCATTATGGCGGCATTTGGGCCCTTCAATCATAGATTTTGCCTATATTTTTTCTATATTTTTTGCCTTTTTATGTGATTATAATTACAATCTGGGGAGCTGATAACCATGTTAAAGTCCAAACCCCTATTAATTATCTTTCTGGCATTGGCTGTTTCTCTAATGATAATCCCCACCCAGCAGGTTATGGCAGAGACAGCGTCAGAAGTGGAACTGGCCGATGAAAATCTAAAAAGGGCAGTCCTGTCCGAGCTGGAAAAAGATGAGGGGCCTGTTACCGCTGAGGAAGCTGCCGGCCTGGAACAGCTCAGACCCGGCTCCGCTGATATAGAGTCACTCGCCGGTCTGGAAGCCTTTACCTCGCTGAGAAGAATCGAGCTGGAGGGTAATCACATAGAAGATCTCGAACCGCTGGCCGAACTGAGCGAACTGGAATGGTTGAATTTCCAGGATAATGAGATCACGGACATCAAACCGCTGGCCAGGCTGGATAATTTGAAGTTTCTCTACCTGAACGATAACGAAATCGAATCACTCGAGCCTCTTTCCGGGCTGAGAAAACTGCGCCTGCTGGAAGCCGAAGGCAATCGAATCGAAGACATTTCACCGCTGGCAGCAGAAAACGAACTCAGAGTCATCAAACTTGAGAACAATAAAATAGCCAATATCGAACCGGCAGCTGAACTGGAAAAAGCTGTCATATTGAGCCTCGGCCACAACAGAATAGCAGACATAGATCCTCTCGCAGAACTGAATGAGGTAAAAATACTCAATCTGCACGATAATGAAATCAATGATATTTCTCCTCTGGCTGAGATGAATAAGATCGAAAAGCTCAGCATATGTCAAAATCAGATAGAGGACGCCGATCCTCTACAGTATCTGGATAATTTAGAGGAGTTCACCAAAGAAATATCCGGTTAATCATATTAATCATAAATTGATACTGGTCATAACACTGGCCAGAACGAAGTGATTTCCTGCCCGGCAGAGAAAATCCCCCCCTGTGGCAGCAGGGGGGGATCCCAGGCAGCTGGCAGGATTTATACCTCTCTTTTCTCTCCCTGCGGGGTTTTTAACCCCGCTTTTTTCTTTTTTGCGAACCGCCTATCAGTTTAGCGCCCACCTTACAGGCCAAGCTGCCGGGCAGACAATATTTTAAGGCCTTGAGGAGATAAACCATGTCTCCCGGCCGGGGATCGCGAGAAAGCTGAAAACGCTCGCTCTCACCTGGCAGAACATAGATCACATGAAGGCCCTCGAGTTCCTCCTCCCCGTAAACTTTGTAATCGGGATCTTCATCGGCCGCGGCATGGGCCCTTTCCAGAAGTTTATCGCGCTCTCCATATATCAACGCGTCAGTGGAACAGGCTTTAACGCAGGCCGGCTCGAGATTATTTCTCACCCGATCTATACAGAAGGTGCATTTGGCAGCGATCTCTTCGACGTTAGGCACATCGTAAGGACAGGCTTCCTCGCACATACCGCAGGCCACGCATGCTTCTCTGTCGATGATGACAAATCCCTCTTCCGTGTGCGATATTGCTTCTGGCGGGCAGATA from Halarsenatibacter silvermanii carries:
- a CDS encoding leucine-rich repeat domain-containing protein, yielding MLKSKPLLIIFLALAVSLMIIPTQQVMAETASEVELADENLKRAVLSELEKDEGPVTAEEAAGLEQLRPGSADIESLAGLEAFTSLRRIELEGNHIEDLEPLAELSELEWLNFQDNEITDIKPLARLDNLKFLYLNDNEIESLEPLSGLRKLRLLEAEGNRIEDISPLAAENELRVIKLENNKIANIEPAAELEKAVILSLGHNRIADIDPLAELNEVKILNLHDNEINDISPLAEMNKIEKLSICQNQIEDADPLQYLDNLEEFTKEISG
- a CDS encoding 4Fe-4S dicluster domain-containing protein, with the protein product MTEMAILNDVTSCMGCKACQTACKQWNELPAEETKFQDTGSYQNPADLSRITWNLLQFTEWEDGDEVNWDFSRRACVHCTDAHCIDICPPEAISHTEEGFVIIDREACVACGMCEEACPYDVPNVEEIAAKCTFCIDRVRNNLEPACVKACSTDALIYGERDKLLERAHAAADEDPDYKVYGEEELEGLHVIYVLPGESERFQLSRDPRPGDMVYLLKALKYCLPGSLACKVGAKLIGGSQKRKKRG